GATCTTCCCGGACCGTCTCATCCACATCAGCGTGCTGTAACTGTTCGGCGATCAGCGAAATACTACCAAGACTACTGCCGACATCGTCGTGTAAATCGGAATTGATCTGCCGCCGCAATCGAGCCTGCGCGTGCTTTCGGCTGCGTAGCATAAATATGACGAAGGCCAACATGCCTAGCGTCACCACAACTCCCAAGATGATCAAACCCCACTGGCGGATGAGCTGCCAACGTTTGGCCAAGTGCGCATGCTCGGCTTCAAGCTGCTGAAGTCGTGCCTCATACGGCTTGCCCGCTGCCATCTGCTCCACCCATTGAAATAGCGGCAAAATTGTGCGTCCGTCCACTCGCCCATCGACTAGCAGACTTAAATCAGGCGGTGTCTCAAAATCGACGCCGCGTATCTCCACGGATTGACCCAACGAAAAGTTCCGGCCACGCATGAATAATTCAATTTCTCCAAGGGCAAATATCGCCTGGCCTTGATACACTGGAAAATCATTACACTCGATCTCCAGAGCAGACAGGTCGAGCCCTAGGCCATTGATACGTAGCATGTTATTGCCAGGGTTCTGGAGTATCCCTTCTGTCTCGAGGGGATAACGCTGAAGCTTTCCGGACTTAGCATCCATCGCGATTCGATACATGCGGATCGTCCTTGGAAACCCATATCCAGGGACATCAATTCCATCAGGATTATGCCCAGGAAAAAGGTTCAACTTACCCAACTGATCCGCCTCCTCCAAATCAATCCGTATCACCAAAGGCTTCTCTAGCTTCGAAGCAGGCACCTCCATGACCAAATCCCCCCAACTCCCGTTCTTGGCAGAAAGCGGCATGCCCAATGTATGTTGCGACGTGGCTAAATACGCTGCCCCCCAATAGGGCGCAGACTCAAAACTGGAGGAAACCGAGACAAGCCTCGGCCAATGCAACTCATAAGTTCGAATTAAATGCACCCGAGCTAAGGAAAAAAACTCCAACCCTTCCTCCTCGTTCCCAGCAAACACTTCTAAGCGCAGGCCTTTCTTTGAAACCTGTGAGACACCTTGAGCGTATTGGGAGGGAAACTTGAACACAACTGGACGCATGCCGGGGTTAGGGAAATCCTGCGTCGTCCAATCCACATAGACCTCGCCAGACTTTCCGCCTGGATTCACCGAAGTAATACGAAAACGCTTTGGAAAGGCATAGCCCTCTAATTTAGATGAGCGCTGATCGATTGCAGGCACCATCACCACTCCGAGAATCCTACGATTGTGCATGTTGCGATCAAAATCCAGTGTCCATAATGGCTCCTCCGGCACACCAGTCACCGTTGGGATGTAATCGCTGTGGTAGCCGAAGGCATTAAACTGCTTGGCAGGTTCATGCGGTGCCAACGCCTTCAGTGTCTGAGTTTCCTGATCGATCAACGCTTCAACCTGTTGCAAGCGTGACGCAATTTGAAAGATCGAAACATCCGGAAGCACTGGAACCACATCTATGTCAGCAGGCTGCAAGGGATCAGAATAGCCCTCAAAGGCTTGCACACTATTGCTCAGAAATACAAGCACGGCAGCAACACGCAGCACACCACACAACCTATATAACCGAACCAAGTGATAGTGCTGCGCATCCATTAATATAAAATGACTAAACTGAGCTGCGAACTTCATTAAGATCCAGAAATCAACCATCCGTATCCTGTGGTAGCATGGCGCGCAAGCTTACACACCAGCGGCACCGAAAGCATCGCGAATAAATCATGCGTGTTACGGATGCCTCATGCACCTTAACTACAATTAGCGCCCTTTTTTAGCAGGCTGCGTCTGACCGTAGCTCTGCCATATTTCCGCAAACTTAGCATCAGGCAACCAGTTGGCGGTCGATTGATCGCCCTTAAAGTCATGATAAGGTGCGACCTCGATGAGTTGTCGTCCGCCGGCTTCCAAATTATAGTGGGCCCCCAGCCAGCCTTTTTCGATTTCAACGGGCTTCAAGCTGCCGTCTTCATTCAGTCGGAT
The window above is part of the Lentimonas sp. CC4 genome. Proteins encoded here:
- a CDS encoding ATP-binding protein, which gives rise to MVDFWILMKFAAQFSHFILMDAQHYHLVRLYRLCGVLRVAAVLVFLSNSVQAFEGYSDPLQPADIDVVPVLPDVSIFQIASRLQQVEALIDQETQTLKALAPHEPAKQFNAFGYHSDYIPTVTGVPEEPLWTLDFDRNMHNRRILGVVMVPAIDQRSSKLEGYAFPKRFRITSVNPGGKSGEVYVDWTTQDFPNPGMRPVVFKFPSQYAQGVSQVSKKGLRLEVFAGNEEEGLEFFSLARVHLIRTYELHWPRLVSVSSSFESAPYWGAAYLATSQHTLGMPLSAKNGSWGDLVMEVPASKLEKPLVIRIDLEEADQLGKLNLFPGHNPDGIDVPGYGFPRTIRMYRIAMDAKSGKLQRYPLETEGILQNPGNNMLRINGLGLDLSALEIECNDFPVYQGQAIFALGEIELFMRGRNFSLGQSVEIRGVDFETPPDLSLLVDGRVDGRTILPLFQWVEQMAAGKPYEARLQQLEAEHAHLAKRWQLIRQWGLIILGVVVTLGMLAFVIFMLRSRKHAQARLRRQINSDLHDDVGSSLGSISLIAEQLQHADVDETVREDLCDLTLIAREAWASLREVVWVIDEDSIRLPLLIQKLTDRANRVLAGVEISVEVPENCPDQVVSLPFKRHMIMYFKEVVHNCARHAHATKVCLEFRVAEQGLEVSVRDNGCGFDVTQASTGLGLESLQNRAHEMGGELELGSRIGEGTWVILRVPLKALLNKSDHAYKTSN